The Miscanthus floridulus cultivar M001 chromosome 7, ASM1932011v1, whole genome shotgun sequence genome includes a region encoding these proteins:
- the LOC136464532 gene encoding large ribosomal subunit protein uL29c-like isoform X1, with amino-acid sequence MATVSLAAASPLTSTPRGIAAPAPRTALLSLRLGGVTAMRFAGLAAASQPVERRAAAAVAMAKREQELEEIRAMTTEQLEEEVVDLKGELFLLRLKRSARQEFKNSEFGRMRKRIARMLTVKREREIEQGINKRLSRKLDRKWKQSIVVRPPPSLRENKE; translated from the exons ATGGCGACGGTGTCTCTTGCCGCGGCGTCACCCCTCACCTCCACTCCCCGCGGCatcgcggctccggctcctcgcACGGCACTCCTGTCCCTCCGCTTAGGTGGCGTGACGGCGATGCGGTTCGCTGGACTGGCGGCGGCGTCGCAGCCAGTGGAGcgtcgcgcggcggcggcggtcgcgaTGGCGAAGAGGGAGCAGGAGCTGGAGGAGATCCGGGCCATGACAACGGAAcagctggaggaggaggtggtagaCCTCAAGGGGGAGCTTTTCCTGCTCCGCCTTAAGCGCTCGGCGCGCCAGGAGTTCAAGAACAGCGAGTTCGGCCGCATGCGCAAGAGG ATTGCCCGTATGCTGACTGTGAAAAGAGAGCGGGAAATTGAACAAGGAATCAACAAGAGATTGTCTAGGAAGCTTGATAGGAAATGGAAGCAGAGCATTGTGGTCAGACCACCACCATCTCTAAGGGAGAACAAAGAGTAG
- the LOC136464532 gene encoding large ribosomal subunit protein uL29c-like isoform X2, whose protein sequence is MATVSLAAASPLTSTPRGIAAPAPRTALLSLRLGGVTAMRFAGLAAASVAMAKREQELEEIRAMTTEQLEEEVVDLKGELFLLRLKRSARQEFKNSEFGRMRKRIARMLTVKREREIEQGINKRLSRKLDRKWKQSIVVRPPPSLRENKE, encoded by the exons ATGGCGACGGTGTCTCTTGCCGCGGCGTCACCCCTCACCTCCACTCCCCGCGGCatcgcggctccggctcctcgcACGGCACTCCTGTCCCTCCGCTTAGGTGGCGTGACGGCGATGCGGTTCGCTGGACTGGCGGCGGCGT cggtcgcgaTGGCGAAGAGGGAGCAGGAGCTGGAGGAGATCCGGGCCATGACAACGGAAcagctggaggaggaggtggtagaCCTCAAGGGGGAGCTTTTCCTGCTCCGCCTTAAGCGCTCGGCGCGCCAGGAGTTCAAGAACAGCGAGTTCGGCCGCATGCGCAAGAGG ATTGCCCGTATGCTGACTGTGAAAAGAGAGCGGGAAATTGAACAAGGAATCAACAAGAGATTGTCTAGGAAGCTTGATAGGAAATGGAAGCAGAGCATTGTGGTCAGACCACCACCATCTCTAAGGGAGAACAAAGAGTAG